The Setaria viridis chromosome 9, Setaria_viridis_v4.0, whole genome shotgun sequence sequence tttttttctttgaggtGTGAAAACTTTTCACTCCAACTTGTCTGGTGGGATCTGGAGGGTTCCAAGCATAATACTCCGTACTCCTGGTGGAAACGGAATACTATTATACTATATCCTCTCCCAAGACCGACATACGGGCCCCACATTAGTGCGCCCCACATGTCATTCCCGGCGACCGCACCCCGCGTGACCCGGCCTGTCAGAGCTTCGTGTCTCGCAAGACAGGCTCAGcgcgtcacaactcacaagaaaGTGGGAGCAAAACAacgggaggaaaaaaaaaatcatcactcGACTCCCCCTCTCCGCCTATAAAATCGAACCCTAACCTAGGCCCTCTCCGTGTTCAACCTTCCTGGCCGTTCGTGTCCTCTCTGTTCGTTCCCCACCTtgccccgcgccgcctcgcTAGGGTTTCGTCCGCCGACCGTTCCAGCCGCCGCCATGCCTCGCCGCAGCTCAGGTCATCAtcacctcccgctcctcctAGGGTTTCGATTCGAGATGCGGTTCATGCTTGCGTTGAGGGGGTCGTGGttggctcctcgcctcctcgcgGATCCGTCGTCTGGGCGCGTAGATTTGGTTTTTTGTTCGATTCAATCCCTATGATGCTGTCTGCTTATGTTGAACGGAATGATGTTCGTCTTGTGGCGGTAGGATTGCGCTTGTTTGACATGTTTAGATGCAGAAATCGCCGCATCTGTTGAAAGGCGATGAATGGGCTGGGTCTCGGGGCTGTTTAGGGGACTGGAAGATAAGAGATGGGCGGGTGTCAACTGGTTGGAAACAGATTGCTTCTTGAATAACCGATTGCAGATTCTATTCCATTCGCAGGCGGTTCAGACAGGGGCATAGAACAAATCTGAATCCCACGAGGGAAGGGTTATTTCCATTGACCCTTCCTCGTATGGAATTCATACAGATCTACATATACCATGTGCTTTATTGGGGTTGTTGTGGAACTTATCTGCAAGAAGTGTATTCAATCCATTACACGTTCCACATTTGTAGCTGTGTTTTCAGTACGTTTGATAAATGCCTCTTTGAGTAGCCATTACAGTCTTGTATACTGTCTTGGTTTAGTTAGGAGGCGCATAGTGATGGGCATCTGATGCTCAATCTGGCCTTTTGAGGGGGCACCTCATCTACTTCAACTAGAAGTGCCCCCCAAGCAGCCATAGACATTCAATTATATTACCCTGAATTGCCTCACAGATTTGATTCACCTTCAGAGCACAATGTCTTTGTAGTTAGTTTTTAGAACACAATGCTATTTGCCTTTTTGAGTAGCCATTATAGTTGTATATACTATCTTGGTTTAGTTAGGAGGCACATAGAGATAATGTTGGCTGATTCAGATTAGAGCACAATTCTTTTGCTAGAGGTGTTCTGTGAGAAGCCATACATTGTAACTTATTCATCTTTCTGTTTGTTTCTGTTGTCCTCTGCTTATCAGATTTACTGACCAGATGACTATAATAATATAGAACAAACATTCCTAGGCCAATTGTTTGCctgatttattttatttgttgaGTGTATTTTTAGCATCATGACAATAATTGCTTACTGGGATACTATCTTTGCAACACATGATGTGCCTCTCGAATAACCAATTGCTGTGTTAGTGTATTTGCATTTGGTTCAGGCAAGGGCACATAACAAATGGGATCTTTTTGAGGGAAGGAATCTTGTTCTTTGTTGATCCCTTCTTAGATTGATTCCAAGAGTTACTGCTATTTTCTCCATTATGCTACTGCCATGATATGGTTGGCTGGTGTTGCGTGTGCTGCACGTGTTCATGTCATCTTATGATTAGAGTACCTGAAATTTTGGTACTCATGTACCGAATTTCTATCTAGTTACCATTTTGCAATGATGTTTCAGTTAGCTCTTTCTATGATAAACTGCACCATTTGCTTGTAAAAAAATTGATGCTTATGTTCGCCATTTTGTATTGGCAGGAAGGTCAGCATCGCGTCCTGCTCCTCGCGCTGCTCCTCTGAGAAACCCACCTCAGCCAGGTACTTGTGAATGATGAATGTCTTTTGACTTGACATTTATTTCAATTTGGTGTTGTAGTTGCATGATTTGCGTATGGGCATCTTGTCTCTTCCTTCGCATTATTATATGTACAAGTATGTTGCAACTTTAGCTATGTATTGCATTAAAAATGTCAGAGTTGTAGAAATATATTCTGTGTAATAGAATGTATTTCAAGGTGCATCACCAAGCACCTTAAATTGTTGATTCTATTGGAATGGAGTCCATTGCATTTCAGTTTACATTGGAATAAGAGTTCCTGTTTCAGTTTATATTGAATTTCTGTTCCCAATGTGATAGCTGAATATTCTTTTTGCAGCGCGCcaggctcctcctccagctcctgctCAGAGCGGTGGTGGCTCCATCCTTGGAGGAATTGGGTCCACGATTGCTCAAGGTGGTATTTGAAGCTCGTTCTTTTTGAATGTTCAGCTATAAATGCAATCCTGGTCCTTGTATTGATTTGAATGTATGCGATTCTATAGGCATGGCTTTTGGTACTGGCAGTGCCATGGCACACAGAGCTGTTGATGCTGTAATGGGCCCCCGGACCATTCAGCATGAGACTGTTGTCTcggaggctgctgctgctgctcctgctgctccaaTGATGAACGGTGCTGATTCTTGCGGCAACCATTCCAAGGCCTTCCAAGATGTAAGAATGCTCATCCCCTTATGGTTCCTAGTACTTCATAGTTTGCTGCATTGAACTCTTGCTGCTCATCTGGATGATATGGTGGTAAGATTGTGTTGAATCATTATGATGATTGAGCTCTTTCATGTTGCCATCCACATTGTCACTAAAGAGTTGTCTTGGAAGTGTTGGGTACAAATTGGATCTTGCAAAGGGGCAAATACTGTCCTTTCCTATTTGTTGTTGGTCATCACTAGCGTGATTATTTGAGGAAATTTGTTGTTGGTCATCACTACTTGTGTGATTATTTGAGTAGTGGTTTACTTTCATATTGTTTGCTGTTCTTCCTTCTAATGTGCTCTCAAGTGATAATTTCTTCTAGAAATTGAAGATCAACATTGCATAAAGTACCTGCTGAAAATTTTGTTATAAACTTCTAATAGAGCAATGCATCATGTTTAACCATGGTTGATAGACTACTTGAATGTAGCAATTACTAATTTTGTATTGTGAGATCTCAGATTGACTTGGGGTTCATGGTTAATGTTTTTCTTGTATGTACATTTAGTTATAATAGTTGCTTCGTGATGGGTTCTTACATTTCTTGATTGATGATGCAGTGCCTCAACCACTATGGAAGCGACATCAGCAAGTGCCAGTTCTACCTTGACATGCTGAACGAGTGCCGCCGTGGTGGTGCGACTGCCTAAGCCGCCACCGCCTCATTGGATTTGATTCATGGGTTCTCTTTTCACTCTCATGATCTCCCATTAATAAGACCAAGTAAAACTATGAGCTACCGCCACAACTTGATGTCTGTGTGCCGCGACACTATCACTGGTGCGTGTTGAGTTTGTGGTTATGTTCTGTTATCCTGGGAGTAGTACATTCTGATATCCTATATTGTTGGAACTTCTATGGTGCTGATAATGATAAATATTTGAATCAAACAGTTGTGGTGCTATGTGTTTGGTTCTGTGTTGCAGCAGCCAGCATGGCTGTTTCGTTTCGTTTCGTTTATGTGATATTTCATTGTTATTAGCGGGCGTGTCCTTTGGCCGTGAATTGTAGACGCAAGCTACTGTGACATCGATATCTCGTGAATTAATATTAGCGGATCTCAACTAATTGTAGCGTGAATTAATATTAGCGGACGTTTTCCCTGGTGTCGATTGACAGCATTATTCTTTTTTAATCTTGTACAACGGCTAGCCAAAAGTTGCTATGCATGTTTCTGATGAAGAATTAAGCTACAAACACGACCTGGCCTGATCAGCTGGTTGTGTGCGCTGAAGCGGGTCGTGCCGGACTAGAGCGCTTCCAATTCCATGTAGGGTTTTCGTCGGGGTCTTCAGACGTGGTTCAACTGGTCAATCTGCTGGTGAGAGAGAACTTATttctccctccatttcaaattatagatcgttttagtatttttaaatttatagattttattatgcacttgTCTCTAGATgcgtaataatatctatgcatctagaaaattaAGTactaatatctatgcatctagaaaattaAAAAGGACGGAGGGAGTTCTTTTCTGGAACGATTAAACGCTTCACTACGAGGAGAGCAATTCCGTGGCCCCAAGTCGTCCAAGCACCCCGTGGAATGTCAAACTATCCATATAGGTAACCAACCACCTCGTCAGGTCACACCTTGAAGTACTGGTACCGAATTCGTGTTGCCCAGTTGTCGCTGTAATGTAGCCGCGGTCCTGGCAACTACTACTGCAAGCTGCAGCCAGCTCCACGGAGCATTGCGAATTTGGGATGGATATGTTCATCTGTCCACGTCAAGCGGCGGTTCTGATGAGGAGGTTCATTGCACCTGGACACCCGCCTTATCCCGGGACCCTGTGCTGTGGCTACGCGTGTGGTTGGTTGTCGGCGCAGCACAGATCGGTACTACAAAAAGCCGCTTTCTCATTCATATGCTAATGCAAACATGTGGGCAATGCTCACGAGAAGAAAGTCCTTGCTAGTCGTGACCACCATTCCACCAGTTCCAGACTTGCAGCCCAACAACCAAAAGTCTCGTCCTtgccttatttttttaaaaacgaATGTAtctctaatatttttttaccgTAAGAATAATCAAGACCAACAAAGCCCAGGTCGCTAGGTTGTTAACTGCAATTCTGCAAAGTCgggccagcagcccagcacctCTTGTGCACGCCAAGATCGGACCGAGATCAGCAGCCGGGGTTCCGAGCCGTGTCGGTTTCCGGCGACCGGAGACGTCCCCGCAGACCGCAGCGCTGAGCGGTCACCGCCAGCGCAGCCGCGGAACGCCGGGCCACTAGGGtccccgccggtcgccgccccaccgccgcgcGTCTCTCTGCGAACAGCAGCGTGCGTACGGCGCGGATGGATGAGGGGATGGCGCGTACGTGGCTGGAAGAGCCACCGGACCGATCGAATCTCCCAGTATGCAGGGCAGGACCCCAGGACGGACGCGGACAAGCTCGGCGGGATCCTGTAGGCCACCACCAAGGATCCCCGTCGCCAGCGCGTGCAGTTGGTGCGTCGCGTCGGGCTGTCCGGTCAGTGGTCGAGCCACAGCCACTTTGCTCGTCTCTCTCACCAGCCTCTTCACCGACCTTGACGATGACGCGCACAGCGCAGAGCTTTAGGTTGGTGCGCACCGTTGGGGCCGGGGTGGGGGCTGTGCATGCTCAGGTTGTTGCTAGTCTCCAGTGACGATAAAATCTGATTTTCTTTGAAAGAACGAAATCTAGTGAGTTAATGTTTGATTAGAAGCTTCTTCCATTTGTCAATTCATGGATCGGATTCTGTATTTGACGATAAATGGTTTTGCTTCGGCGCTGTGGATTTGACATCAGATAAAAGGTCCACAAGGAGTCAAGTACCGTGACTGAAGGGACATCCCATCAGAGCTGGCAGTTTGAGAACGAACTGGGGGGCCAAggattgataaaaaaaaaacaaccattTTTCTCTCTTATTGATGCTTCGGACAAGCAGTAGTACCTGTACAACTCTGAGCTCTGAAGCACAAAATAAGGTTGAATTAATCTAGGCATCCAAATGCTCCCAATTTCCTCCGCTTTAActtgctccctcccctcccaatAAACTAGTGTAGCAGTAGCAGTAAGCTATAgcaccaccacctgctgctgctcctgctgcgaCTGGAGCCTCCCCTTGAGGAAGCCCCTGCACACCTTCTTCCACAGCTCCTTGTCCGGCTGCCTCACGTCGAAGCTCGCCTTCGCCACGTCCACCTGGCAGTCCTGCAAAGATTTCAGACCACACACAGGGATCAGCTCATCAGCACTTgcagattttctttttctttttttttaaaagaattctTCACAACAAGTGTGAACAAAACAAAGCAATAAAGGCTTTACCAGGATGAGGCTGCGCTGGAGGAGGCGGTCAGCGATGCTCATGAGGATGTCCTTGCTGTACTCGGGGTGGCCCTGGACGCCCATGACGCGGTCCCCGTAGCGGAACATCTCGACGCGGGTCTTGTCCGACCGCGCCAGCACCTCCGCGTTGGGGGGCAGCTCCCACACCTCGTCCTGGTGGAACTCGATCACCGGCATGTGCACCGGCAGCTTCAGCGGCGCGaacagcctcgccgccgccgccgtcgggtgGATGCAGCTCACCCCGATGTCCCAACCCTTGGTCGACCGCCCCGTACGCCCGCCCAGCGCCCGGCACAGCAGCTGCATGCAGTTAACATCAAGCAGTTAGTGACATGGCAAACTTCAGTCTTGACAAAACAAACACATTATCGCACAAGTTTGTATAAAATTTCTCTAAATTAAAGTTGAAATATAAAGATCGAGCTGTCATGGGATCAGGTCAGAGGTATGCAACGATGGGCCAGGTCGCGCGTGACGGGAATAATTATGCTGCCCGGTGGCTCCAAACGCTTTCCGATCGGCGGTTCGCTGACGACGCCGGGAAGGGGCCATTAACAATGCCTGGGCCGGCGACAGGTCGCCTCCGCCCACCACCTCCTTCCTTCCTCGGATCCGTCCGACAGGACGAACTCGATCGATCGGCAGAGCCATGTGCGAGAGAAAGGACGCGGACAAGGCTGGCACGACGGCCTGACGGGAAGCCTTGACGCCACCTCCGGACGGCGCCGCGAGATCTAACTCGGCGCGGCGTTTTCCCTTCAGAAACAAGCGATCCAAAAGCAAACAGGCACGGACCGTGTCTGCACGACTGCACAGTGCACTGTCCTCTCCATGTTTGGATCTTTGCAGCTGTCGCTGTCGTCGTTGAAGAACATGCAGGCTCGCCGCTCCTGTTTCAACGGCTGTGCTTGTACAGCTGCGGAAGCCTCCCAGACtgtgcatggcatggcatgatTGTAACCTAAGCTTTTTGATATTGCGCTGGGGACACATCCTAGGTTACGTTAACGATTAAAGAATTAGGGCTTCGCGTGTGTGTGATGGAAGAGTTTGGAGACCGGCTCCAAGAACAATCCAACTCGAGGTTCTCCACCTGAAGAAACAGGCAGATAACCCCGGCTCTTCAACCAAACCAGGGACAGCGACCATACTGTAGCCACAAGCCTAGCAAGAAGGCCGGTAGCAGTCCAGGTCCAGCACCTTGATTCCTCTTAGGCTTGGTCGTAGCAGAGTGACGCTCTCGTGCACTGTCCCAATTTGGGGGACTTGTATAAAACGTGTAATTTTCCCaacaaatttcaaattcaacATGAAATTTAACTCTTTTCACATGTTGTACGTAAAATTGTAAAAACTCTTTCACGTTAAGTAACAAGGATAGGGGAAGAGTCCTCACATGGTCAAGGTTTCCTGCCGATGCTCTGCAGGCCACATCTGATCTAAAGAAAATGTTAAAGAGTGCATACGCGCGCTTGCACGGCGCACACGCCCTTTGGATGATTGCCAGATGATACGCTAGTAGTAGCGTCATTTCAAAAGCAATCGCCCCCGGCGAGACGCGTCACGCCATTTGTGCTATCCCTGGAGCATTTTAAATAGGTGTGGTTTACGCGCCAACTCGAAATCATACGGCGACTTGCTAGGCAACGGTGAGATCtcgcaaaaaaaagaagaaaagaaaagaagagaggacCTTTTTGTTTGTGGGCGACCAACGACAACCGAGCTAACACGGCCACGTCACCCCACGTGAACTCAGCGAGGCCAGGCTGGCGTCTTaacctataattttttttctctgatgGGATGGCGTCAAGCTAGATCAGCGTGGAGATTATGCACTCTAATCAGCAGTGTGTGTGCCCACTTGGTTGCTTAGACGCAAATTAAACTGGGGGCTTGTGAAATGAAGTGAGATGGTCAGATGAAGCGAAAGAAAAGCAACCAGATGGCAGAGCGGTGGTGCCCGGCGCGCACATGGCAGACAGACAAACAGGTGGAGCTCCGGCGAGGCGATGCCACGGGAGGTTTCTGGCCACAACCACGAGCGTGCCGCCGATGGTGGTGGGCCGGTGGGGGCACACGGCCACGGGCTCACTAGTCGCCCTGCGATTCGTTGACAACTCCATCTTTATGGCCCTAAAGTCCCATTTCATATGCTAATAAAATGGCGCATCGTGGCCGTTAATTAAATGATGGCCTTTGACTGTGGCATTGGAGTACGTCCAAAACCATGAAAAGTTTGGCATTTCTCTGTTTATGCCCGTGATGGCCTCATCAGCACGGTCGTTCCCTATTTTAATTACCGgccgcaaaagaaaaaaaactcgaGTTTTTACCGAGCGCTGGTTCGGGTGGTGAGCCCCTAGAGAAGGCGCTATAATGACGCCTCTCCTACCAGCTGCTGTCGCTTTGCCTCGCGCCAACGCCGGAGACCCCGGCTACGAGCTACGCGCGGAAGGAACAAGACGACCCAGCTcgaagctctctctctctctctccccctcttttttttaccattttacccCCCGAGAGGCGAGAGAACACCAAACAAGGCAAACCGAgaaccaaccaaccaacaaGAACTGGACCAAACTAAGAGAGGAACAAATTGGCACCTGGTGGCCGAAGCAGACGCCGAGGATGCGCttgccggcggcgtggaggcggcggatgAGGTCGACGAGCGCGAGGATCCATGGCTCGTCCCCGTGGGCGTCGGCGCAGCTGCCCGAGATGACGAAGCCGTCGAAGCCCGCCGCCTCGGCGTCGGTGGGGAGCTCCCCGCGGAGGGCGCGGTAGACGCGCCACgtctcgccgtcctcctccagcAGCGCGCGGAACACCTGGAAGTAGCCGTTGTACGCCTTGCGCACGTACTCCGAGTCATCGCCGCACTGCAGCACCGCGTACGACCCCGCCGCGACCGGGACGGCcgcgaccgccgcggcggcgctctcGAGCGGCCCCATTCccatggctggcggcggcgcggcgaggcggtcTCCGGGCCCGGgaatggaggcggaggcggggatcgGGCGGGTGTGGCTGATTCGCTTGTGGCGAGGTGGGAGCGGAGAGGGATGGGGGAATGGGTGGGAGCCGGGAGGGCGAGGGCGCTATTTAAAGGACGAGCTCCGCCGGTTTTCCCTCGGGAAAAGAAACTAATGCGATGCTCCTTTTCCGCTTCGCCCCTCCTAGTTCACGAGTATTCATTTATCAACTATTTCAAGTCTCCATCCTCTTTCTCGAGGGCTATTTTTTGAAATCTTTATTCGGCGACGGTGCTCGCATACGGCATGGTACATTGGTACCGGCCTTCCGGGCCACCGGCGATCTGCTGGCCGCTGATGGGGGCGGTGGTTTTGGACTGCGCGGGGCGGGTCTCCGCGCTGTTTGTCTGCGTGCCGCTTCTCTCCGGGAGATCCTTTCcctctttgttttcttcaatgcctCCCTCGCCTTGCCTAGTATGCGGCCAGTAATTTGATTTGTTTGAACAGCAAATACCACAGCCCATTTTCTTCTAAATTGTTGCAACGCACCGGTGCGTGTGCAGATGCGTCAGGGTATAACTGAGCAACAGAGCCGTTCCGTTACTACCTGCACGACACGAACCGTCGAACGGTTGCAACGGGGGCATGATCCTCCTCTCGCTCCCACTGCGACTAGGAGTAGACAAAGGCATGACCAGCCAGGCCATGGCCGCATTGCTACCGTTCGCCTACTGTCCAAGCCATGCAAGTTGCAGCGAGTGATTCCGTGGGAATCCACTACCGAACTTGGCTGTCACGAAACCGGCTGCTACTTCACGAGCTGCTGTCCTTCTCTGGCGCCTGGCGCCAATAGGAAAACTACGGAATCCGCACGAGCTCCGAGGTGCCCGGTCCGAGGCGGCCAGCCAAGCCATCACAAGAGGTTcgctttctttttcttatctTGGGGGCAGGAAAAAACTCGCACCGTGTAAAAAGCCCGCAAGGTACAACCGGCCCTTGGAATGGACCTGGACACGGTCTCGAGCGAAAAATTGTCCAGGTTCAACGAACCGGCGGGTCGCTTAAGATTTTCCGCCAGTATCACTCTGGTTGAGTGGGTGAGGTGAGAAACTTCGCGATCGGAATTCGGATGTATGCTCCCTTCGCTTTCGGGGTTTGCCGAATTTTGACAGATACATGACCGAATGATCTTCGTCGTGGGTCGTGGAAGTGGAAGGTTTGGCAAATGTTTTAGAGTGAAAATATTGTCACATTTCTTCTTACGGGCAAAAAAGGAACAGTGACCCCTAATCGTCATCTCTAGTGTGATATAATCTAGAGTACTATCCTACCTCTGTCAGGTGTCACGGTTCTACAAACAACCACATGTTAGTTTAGTGGCACATTGGGAGTGAATTTGGTAGGCTCTGAATCTTGGTACGAATCAAAGCCCCACCTTTCTATTTTCCTGTGTAAACTATCTCAAACTAAATCCACATGATGTTGCTATTCATGTCCATTTGTATATAATTTAGATACAATCATACAATATTCTCGACCGTGCGCTTTCGAACC is a genomic window containing:
- the LOC117838578 gene encoding gamma-glutamyl peptidase 5 yields the protein MGMGPLESAAAAVAAVPVAAGSYAVLQCGDDSEYVRKAYNGYFQVFRALLEEDGETWRVYRALRGELPTDAEAAGFDGFVISGSCADAHGDEPWILALVDLIRRLHAAGKRILGVCFGHQLLCRALGGRTGRSTKGWDIGVSCIHPTAAAARLFAPLKLPVHMPVIEFHQDEVWELPPNAEVLARSDKTRVEMFRYGDRVMGVQGHPEYSKDILMSIADRLLQRSLILDCQVDVAKASFDVRQPDKELWKKVCRGFLKGRLQSQQEQQQVVVL
- the LOC117838580 gene encoding uncharacterized protein, which translates into the protein MPRRSSGRSASRPAPRAAPLRNPPQPARQAPPPAPAQSGGGSILGGIGSTIAQGMAFGTGSAMAHRAVDAVMGPRTIQHETVVSEAAAAAPAAPMMNGADSCGNHSKAFQDCLNHYGSDISKCQFYLDMLNECRRGGATA